The Gilliamella apicola genome window below encodes:
- a CDS encoding NAD(P)H-dependent oxidoreductase: MTLIILGHPNIEQSIANKTIIESLQEHITDLEIRNIHQLYPDYKINVQEEQAALLRHDLIVLQYPMYWFNMPAILKLWFDEVLTYQFAYGSQGDKLKDKKLLQSLTVGQVEENYQKYSSELINNLLESVKVSALYTQMKYLPPILLYGVSPVIEGEKATIKAKASQHSKQLAQLIKNYSK; this comes from the coding sequence ATGACATTAATCATTTTAGGTCATCCCAATATTGAACAATCTATTGCCAACAAAACCATCATAGAATCATTGCAAGAACATATTACTGATTTAGAAATTCGTAATATTCACCAGCTTTATCCAGATTACAAAATAAATGTACAAGAAGAACAAGCCGCTTTACTTAGACATGATCTTATCGTACTACAATACCCTATGTATTGGTTTAATATGCCAGCAATACTTAAATTATGGTTTGATGAGGTATTAACCTACCAATTTGCTTATGGCTCGCAGGGAGATAAATTAAAAGATAAAAAGTTATTACAAAGCTTAACAGTAGGACAAGTAGAGGAGAATTACCAAAAATATAGCTCTGAATTAATAAATAATTTACTTGAATCCGTTAAAGTTTCAGCACTCTACACACAAATGAAATATCTTCCTCCAATACTTTTATATGGTGTATCACCTGTTATTGAAGGAGAAAAAGCAACGATAAAAGCAAAAGCATCACAGCACAGTAAGCAATTAGCTCAATTAATTAAAAATTATAGTAAGTAG